The following proteins come from a genomic window of Megalobrama amblycephala isolate DHTTF-2021 linkage group LG1, ASM1881202v1, whole genome shotgun sequence:
- the ubald2 gene encoding UBA-like domain-containing protein 2: MDQWDTRVYSLFCLCSQSEAVFGFVVGDDDMKIFVVTGRRARRECEGRAWQGRSLSTNIQTSHGVFRSREERTAAMSVNMDELRHQVMINQFVLTAGCAADQAKQLLQAAHWQFETALSSFFQESNIPSHHQMMCTPRNTPATPPNFPDAITMFSKLRTSECGSGSSGAGASGQASMACSPPPHSSAQGFGSFWASSPPNHQPAWLPPSSPTGHHALHHHHHHMHQPLTWPPVSQPANGQQTPVISALHGQR; encoded by the exons ATGGACCAATGGGACACCCGTGTGTACTCGCTGTTTTGCCTGTGTAGCCAATCAGAGGCCGTGTTCGGGTTTGTTGTTGGTGATGATGACatgaaaatatttgttgttACTGGAAGGAGAGCGAGGAGAGAGTGTGAAGGAAGGGCCTGGCAGGGACGCTCGCTTTCAACGAACATACAAACATCGCACGGTGTTTTCCGTTCACGGGAGGAGCGAACAGCGGCGATGTCGGTGAATATGGACGAGCTGAGGCATCAAGTGATGATTAACCAGTTTGTTTTGACCGCGGGCTGCGCGGCGGACCAGGCGAAGCAGCTTCTGCAGGCGGCGCACTGGCAGTTCGAG ACGGCTCTGAGCTCGTTTTTCCAGGAGTCTAACATCCCCAGTCATCACCAGATG aTGTGCACTCCACGCAACACTCCAGCCACGCCACCCAACTTCCCCGATGCCATCACCATGTTCTCCAAGCTGCGGACGTCCGAATGCGGCAGTGGCAGCAGCGGAGCCGGCGCTTCTGGCCAGGCGTCTATGGCGTGCTCTCCTCCTCCCCACTCTTCCGCACAGGGCTTCGGCTCTTTCTGGGCATCCTCGCCCCCCAACCACCAGCCCGCCTGGCTGCCCCCGTCCTCTCCCACCGGCCACCACGCGCTCCATCACCACCACCATCACATGCACCAGCCGCTTACGTGGCCGCCCGTCTCCCAGCCCGCCAACGGCCAGCAGACGCCTGTTATTTCAGCCCTGCACGGCCAGAgatga